The window CACCTAGCGCGCTCCCACCCAAAGTCACGTTGCACAAGTTTGAAGAACTCCTCGTTGTGCGGCTCAAAGAACTTTCTCAGCCTACGCACGTTCTCCTCACTGAGCCTCGGGTGGGTGCGGCCTTTGGTCTTGCCGAGGCAGTGAGGGCTGCCGCTACCTTCACTCTTCTTTAGGCAAGGAAAACCCTTCGTTTCGTTGAAGTAGAAATGGTCCTCGGACACGAGCCTCCTGAGACCCAGGAAGTCCTGGACCATGGCCATCTCGCGGGCTGGGTTCCTCACCAGCTCCTCACCGCTGACGACGTGAATCTGGGACTGGGGGAAGTGTCTCAGCCATTGAGCCAGGTGATTGGCGTACAGGCCGATGCGTATGCCGGACCACGCCTCGTCGACGTCGCTGCTTGCGTTCCAGCACGTGCTGTTCTTGTTACTATGACTGACCGTACCGCAGTCTCGGTTGATGGCCTCGTAGTCGTTGGTGTTGGGTACATCGTTGTCAGAAGTTCTAGCTTCACTCCTTAAGCCCGTGAATGAGGCTGATGTACCTTTCTCTTTAGTGGTTATGGTAGGAACGTCTTTCGGAATACTGTTACTATCGCCATCTCTGTTATGTCGGTGAGTTTGGCTCAACCAATCTGGGCCAGCCTGTGTCATATTTAGACTGGCAAGCATATAATTAGGCATTGTATTTCGCGCGTGCCATATATAATTGTGTTCTTTGCTGTGAAGAGCTTGTCCGGTACTGATAACCCTATCTTTTTCTTCAATGGCATTCTTGGGTGTATTTTTTGTGTCAAGAGCCTGATCTCTCTCCAACGTATTTTTACGATAGTTCACCTTCCCAGTGAAGGTCCTTCGAGCACTTCTATGTGCACTGTAGTGAGGAGTTGCGGACCCTTCACTATCAATGCCGGGACTTCCAAAAGTCGAGGTTCTTCCAGAACTGATAGTGCCGTTCCCATCGTTGCTGGTTCGCCTCTTGCGGTTCGGCTGGTGGCGAAAATTTGAAGTGAAGCCTCCGTTTTTTCTCCGCTTGCGCCTACGGAACGCTAGCGCTTCGAACGGCAGTGTGGTGTCAGGACGCTTAGAAGCCGTCTGGGCATAGTCGGAGAGGGCTCGAGTGACTGGGTCCCGAACAACGACCAGGAGGCGGGCATCGGGAAGCGTGTTTCGGATGCGAGCCGGTACCTCTTCGGTCACGAAGTAGCTGGGCGTCTTCTCCATGGTGATCTGCTCTGGTAGTGTCAGCGGCATCTGGAGCCTGCGTAGTGGAAAAGAGATAACATGCACGTCTAGCAGGAAAGAGCATGTAAGCAACTTCTAATAATTCAAAATTAGACATCCACCTCATACCATGGCAAAAATGTTTATCTACTGTACCAAATGTGCGTACTCTTGAAggcataaaaaaacagaaaagaaaaattgcCTAAAAGGAAACCGAAGTGGTTTCTAGTCTCAGTGAACTGCGAAAATGAGCCAATAAACGCTGCAGACTAACGACCTTCTTTGTCATTAGGAGCATATTTATTAACACTGATATTTACATATAGGCAAACCACGTAACATATCGCTTCATCAACAAAGAAAAGGCCGGAGCACTGATCAAAACGACAAGACAACATTTTGTGGGGACGCTCCTTCGCCTCATGTTTAACGCTGTGTAATCTCCCCATTTATTAACGCATAACACACACTAATCACCTGGCTAACCATTACTGTCCCAAATTGAGTGTACTAAATGTGTTCTAAACATTGCAGTAgcgaaaaaattattgatagaccTGATTCGGTCTCAGAAACAAACGGCCATTTCATACAATTAAATTTATTTTTGAGATACTTACATTATTTGATAGTAACAACTTCCCGTGATCCACGATAAATTCGAAACAAACGTGTAATGAAAATCACCTGAATGGCTGCAAAAATGATTGAAGACAAGCTCCGCATGAAAGTAGGCAGGGACTATGTCATCATCGTAATCGAGTATTTCCGGCTAAGCCACCATTAACTGCAGTGGAAAAGGGGAGCTCGGGTTTTGGCAAATACGCTGCTTGTTAATTACTGATGCcctctttttatttattgtgaaaaACTTCGTGCAAATGCATATATTAAAATAGACATCCGTAACATTCTTATATGTGAAAACGTGGAAATTCTTCTGTAATAATCACATGCCTAATATATTTTAGATACTGTCGCAGAAACTTTTGGTATTCGATTTGATTTGATTAGCTCATAGTTATTCGGGATTGACTGGTTCTTCGAAATTACTCTTGACTGACAAATATGACTATATTTCATGGTTCGTTACACTTGCGGAACTCTGGTAGTTCTAAAGAAATGAAACTGCCAAATCATGGCTTCATCATAAAACGTGTCGACCTACACAAGATGGTGATTCGTAATGACTTCCGGAAACCTAGGCAGTGGGATAGTAGCGAGTAGGTTTGACAtctaaataaaaatatattttttgtatATGGTTATGCAACTTGCAGAAAGCCAAGCTCAACAGAGCTGTTCTTCCTTGCAGAAATACTACCCTGAAAAAGCGGGTTTCAGAACCACGTCGCAGATTTAGAGAGGGATATATTGTATCGCGAACACAGAGATATTAGTATAACTCTAAGCAATGCGTCTCCGTGCCCTCACTGCCTCATTGACGTCTATGCTATTAAAAAATAAAGGTCAAGGTTTCATTAATATTACTTTTGTGGTCTACCCTCATCATTCTTAGACCATCTCGTCACTGCCGCAAGGTTCGTAAATTTTTAAAAAGTGAGAAGGTTGTGGCATAACCCAGCACATTAATAGTAAGACCCAAGATTGAAACTTCCGGAGACGGTACTAGAACGCCGAATGGCTCGCCGGAGAAACATGGCCTCATACTTCACCATCCGCACGTGACGAAACCCGCCTTAAGCAGGTGGAAGGTGTCCGCTATGGCACCGAGGGCCTGTGCTGTCAGAAAAGGCATCGATTCGTTGCTCAAACAGCCATTCTTCTACCTTTTATCGGCAGCCCCGAATCGACCCGTGGAGTCGATTTCCCTCGACCGTTATCGATTCTTGCGTATCGGAGATCAATGCGACACTTCTATGGGCGCCATGGCCCTCCCACTACGCCACGCCAGCCGCATGCGTCGCCGCACGCCGTGAGTGTCAGCGACAAACAAGGCCTGGTGGATATATGGGCGAGCCTCCCTGAAAGAAAGCCGTCggtactaacaaaaaaaaagaaacgccagcTTGGCTTCGGTTCTTGTAAGACCTAGGGCTCTTTCTTTAAGGCCTCCAGCAGGGCTAAGAAGTTGACACCCTCTTGAGAACGCTTAGATGGAATATCTATGGAATATCTGCGGCGTAGTACTTGcagatgaagaaaaagaaaagttggaCAGTTGGCTGAGAACATGAAGTGCCTGCTGTCAGAAGCACGGAAAGTTTTGAGAGTCTCGAAGGAAAAGTGATGAATGTAAACAAGTACTTTATGCGTGTGGTACTGTACGAGCAATAAATAACAAGCTTCTAGGAAGGACGAAAACAATGAAAATGAGGATGAATAGAAAGACTGCGTTCTGACAGCAATGTACACTACGCCGAAAAATGTGGCTGCTTACGCGGTATGGTGCAACCTGTCACATAAAAAATTCTTTCACGCCCTCTTATTTATTGTTGACCGAATAGATCTAGTGAGGCTGTGTCTTTGGAGAACTTTGGAATACCCGGAATCCTCATAAGTGTCCAATAATGAGATCTGCATAAAAGTCACGTAAGGTGCTTGCTATAGGTATTTGAGTGATAGGTTTATCAATAGTTGCGATTGAATTCATGATGTGTGCCTTTTTAAAGAGGCTGCATTCCCCGTATGAAACCCATCAACAGAATACGTTTTATAAATTTACGAAAAATTACAACATATACTTCCAGGATTTCGAACACGTGCTGCTTAAGGAAGCCATTTTGTAGAATACGTGAGTAAAAGTAACGAGGAATTGCACCCGCTTCTTGAAAGTGCGTTCTAAGTGCGTGAAAGAATCAAGTACCGTAAGTAATAAATAATGCAGGTCATTGCGAAGCATCTCTGGCCCGTGGCTGTGACAAAACATATCGCCTTGAATTACACGGTACAATTACCACTAAGCATATTTTATTCATAATGCTTCTTGACGCTCAGTTTTTTGACAAAATACTCTGTCCATTGGAGGCTTCACGCAGGAGTGTATTTTATGTTAATAGACCCGGCGTCCAAACATGGTCGCAAAAGGGGCGGATACACCATAGACGCTGACGAAGAACTGGTCTTACACCAGCTGTCGTGTCAAATGGGTAAACTGCTAGGTTTATCACTGGTTGCAATGTGTCTGTGACGCTCTATTCATTTGAAGAGGGCAGATGCACACCATTTGATGCAGACATGTTCCAGTTTACAGTCAGAACAGTTTATTATCCTACTGCGAGACGATCTCTGCTAAAAATGTCACAACCAGCCGTGACCGCTGAACACCATATATTGGATTCCACAGAAgcagaagaaaatgaaaaaaaaagagtaagaaGAAAATTACGTTTATGCAAAATTTCGCGATGCTGCTAAAACGTGGTCAAACTGCGTTGTCGGACCCCTCCCTATACCAAGGTACCACTGGGTCTAGTAATCTTTTCAGCCCTCCTGACTGGCTTGAGTTAATGCGCTAGGGCAGAGGCACCGTTCATTTATACACAAAACATTGTGCTGAAGAATTCTTCTAATGCCCAAGAGCGCGAGCATaagaagagacaaaaaaaaaaggcaacgatCAGCGCCAGCGCTTGCTACGAACACTATATGAGTGCAATAGTCTGCTCTAACGTAAATATATTCACTATCTCTCAAATGGTGTGGTTAATTTGGCAGCACAGGGTTCAGAGCTCGTGCGTATACACCAAAGCTTTGTGCGTTAAAGGCATGTCTATAAcgtagcaaaataaaaaaaaagttgtgtgcACTGAAAGCGTAGTGTGTTTCTCTCATCAAGTAAAAGTGATTTTAGCCAGCACACTTCTATCCCCTGTTACCCTCTTCCTAAACGGTTCCATCTAGTTTTGAACACAAACTTTTCGGACAAGCGCGACTTTTCAGCTTTGTATGGTGCAGTATAAAAAA is drawn from Rhipicephalus microplus isolate Deutch F79 unplaced genomic scaffold, USDA_Rmic scaffold_515, whole genome shotgun sequence and contains these coding sequences:
- the LOC119184098 gene encoding heparan sulfate glucosamine 3-O-sulfotransferase 3A1, with translation MQLTRRCSEHMFRLLYYCLLLTLRTGESTSTFTMTRKQTTLIDRPDGIEAGDVASYETTAEEPAGQHPGGEKTNGAPSERSGDAEKLERRLPKALIIGVKKAGTRALLEFLRLHPDVRATGPETHFFDRHYNKGIEWYRLQMPLTLPEQITMEKTPSYFVTEEVPARIRNTLPDARLLVVVRDPVTRALSDYAQTASKRPDTTLPFEALAFRRRKRRKNGGFTSNFRHQPNRKRRTSNDGNGTISSGRTSTFGSPGIDSEGSATPHYSAHRSARRTFTGKVNYRKNTLERDQALDTKNTPKNAIEEKDRVISTGQALHSKEHNYIWHARNTMPNYMLASLNMTQAGPDWLSQTHRHNRDGDSNSIPKDVPTITTKEKGTSASFTGLRSEARTSDNDVPNTNDYEAINRDCGTVSHSNKNSTCWNASSDVDEAWSGIRIGLYANHLAQWLRHFPQSQIHVVSGEELVRNPAREMAMVQDFLGLRRLVSEDHFYFNETKGFPCLKKSEGSGSPHCLGKTKGRTHPRLSEENVRRLRKFFEPHNEEFFKLVQRDFGWER